The Mycolicibacterium duvalii DNA window GGCTTGGCATCAGTCCGTCGACGTGACACCGTTTTCGGCACCGGTGCTCAACGTTCATGCAGCAGCAACAACGTCCACGCCGCCAGCGACTGGGCATCGGTGATCACGCCGTCGCGGATCATCTGCTCCACCTCGCCGCGGCCGAACCAGGCGCTTGTCATGTCCTGCTCCTCGTGCTCGCGCTCGTGCGGGCCCTCGTGCAGACCGGTGGCCAGGAACACCCGGCCGCGCTGGCTGCTCATCCCGGGTGCGACGTCGAGGGTGCCGAGTTCGGTCAGAGATTCCGCCGCCAAGCCGGTCTCCTCCCGCAGTTCGCGGGCGGCCAGCTCGGCTGCAGCGAGGTCGGGACGGTCGGGGGCGGTGCCCTGC harbors:
- a CDS encoding NUDIX domain-containing protein; translated protein: MESIRAVRSREVYRNNWMRLREDDIRRPDGSPGIYAVVDKPAYALVIARDTGAAGDRFHLVEQFRYPLGLRRWEFPQGTAPDRPDLAAAELAARELREETGLAAESLTELGTLDVAPGMSSQRGRVFLATGLHEGPHEREHEEQDMTSAWFGRGEVEQMIRDGVITDAQSLAAWTLLLLHER